The following proteins are encoded in a genomic region of Arcobacter lacus:
- the flhF gene encoding flagellar biosynthesis protein FlhF gives MNKLSFLGETPTVALRKAQEECGEDAIVISTKKIANANGLNKDMYEIVVAVEDEDTKKNLVYTKSAITKANENQEAIKAQVYDFKEEILKMQHLLEQVQKSIWDPKSQLFDLTIPPEFAPMYDIFEKNEFDQEMTYSIMKKTIKQLPISLKSNPKKINDFFKLILRRVIPIKHEVPLRPQQRKIIMMVGPTGVGKTTTISKLAARYAYKLGQNYKVGIVTLDSFRVGAVEQLQAYTNIMRLPLEIVKKPDDLSEALLRLKDCNYIFIDTAGSSQYDIDKIELINEYQKKVEELPIEKILVLPANVKHSDLLEVYKNYSILDIDYLTFTKLDETRSFGNLISFAHKTKKSITYFSIGQNVPDDLIVSDATFLIDCFMNQECARR, from the coding sequence ATGAATAAACTCTCTTTTTTAGGTGAAACTCCTACAGTTGCATTAAGAAAAGCTCAAGAAGAATGTGGTGAAGATGCAATAGTAATATCTACAAAAAAAATAGCCAATGCAAATGGCTTAAATAAAGATATGTATGAAATTGTAGTAGCCGTTGAAGATGAAGATACAAAAAAGAATTTAGTTTATACAAAATCTGCAATTACTAAAGCAAATGAAAATCAAGAAGCTATAAAAGCACAAGTCTATGATTTTAAAGAAGAAATTCTAAAAATGCAACATCTTCTAGAACAAGTTCAAAAATCAATTTGGGATCCCAAAAGTCAACTTTTTGATTTAACTATTCCTCCTGAATTTGCTCCAATGTATGATATTTTTGAGAAAAATGAATTTGATCAAGAAATGACTTATTCAATTATGAAAAAAACTATAAAACAACTTCCAATTTCTTTAAAATCAAATCCAAAAAAAATAAATGACTTTTTTAAATTAATTTTGAGAAGAGTTATTCCAATAAAGCATGAAGTTCCTTTAAGACCACAGCAAAGAAAAATTATAATGATGGTAGGACCAACTGGAGTTGGAAAAACTACAACAATTTCAAAATTGGCCGCACGATATGCTTATAAATTAGGACAAAATTACAAAGTTGGAATTGTTACTCTAGATTCATTTAGAGTTGGAGCCGTTGAACAACTACAAGCTTATACAAATATTATGAGGTTACCTTTAGAAATTGTAAAAAAGCCTGATGATTTATCAGAAGCACTTTTAAGACTAAAAGATTGTAATTATATATTTATTGATACAGCTGGTTCTAGTCAATATGATATAGATAAAATTGAACTTATAAATGAATACCAAAAAAAAGTTGAAGAATTACCAATAGAGAAAATTTTGGTACTTCCTGCAAATGTTAAACATAGTGATTTATTAGAAGTTTATAAAAATTATTCAATTTTAGATATAGATTATTTAACTTTTACAAAACTAGATGAAACAAGAAGTTTTGGAAATCTAATCTCTTTTGCTCATAAAACAAAAAAATCTATTACATATTTTTCTATTGGACAAAATGTTCCTGATGATTTAATAGTTTCTGATGCTACTTTTTTAATAGATTGTTTTATGAATCAAGAGTGTGCTAGGAGATAA
- a CDS encoding P-loop NTPase — MLDAKLSQASKLIDITNKIKRNIQNSRTKLLTITSGKGGVGKSTFTANIAFLLAQRNLKVAVLDADIGLANMQVLFDIKPQCTLFEYVNGQKSLNEIILETKYKNIFLVAGKSGYEYASGTNSFVFTRLINDIISLNQFDILVVDTGAGLNDYVKEFLSVSENILAITTTDPSALTDVYSLLKMLAIDKNSLMLCFNHTKNYQVGETITNSLSNLAKKNRLKEDFMIKYLGSISSSENISVTGRLRKLFVNEFPVDEITKQMHRVVENILKNIE, encoded by the coding sequence GTGCTTGATGCAAAACTATCACAAGCTAGTAAATTAATAGATATTACCAATAAAATAAAAAGAAATATTCAAAATTCTAGAACTAAACTTTTAACAATTACTTCTGGAAAAGGTGGTGTAGGAAAATCTACTTTTACTGCTAATATAGCTTTTTTATTAGCTCAAAGGAATTTAAAAGTTGCAGTATTGGATGCTGATATTGGTTTGGCAAATATGCAAGTTTTATTTGATATTAAGCCTCAGTGTACTTTATTTGAATATGTAAATGGGCAAAAAAGTTTAAATGAGATTATTTTAGAAACTAAGTATAAAAATATTTTTTTAGTTGCAGGTAAAAGTGGTTATGAATATGCTTCTGGTACAAATAGTTTTGTATTTACAAGGCTTATAAATGACATAATTTCTTTAAATCAATTTGATATTTTAGTAGTTGATACAGGTGCTGGATTAAATGATTATGTAAAAGAATTTTTGTCAGTATCTGAAAATATTTTAGCAATTACAACAACAGATCCAAGTGCGTTAACTGATGTTTATTCTTTATTGAAAATGTTAGCTATTGATAAAAATAGTCTAATGTTATGTTTTAATCATACAAAAAATTACCAAGTTGGAGAGACAATTACAAATTCTTTATCAAATTTGGCAAAAAAGAATAGACTTAAAGAAGATTTTATGATAAAATATTTAGGTAGCATATCTAGTTCAGAAAATATCTCGGTAACTGGAAGGTTAAGAAAATTGTTTGTTAATGAGTTTCCTGTTGATGAAATAACAAAACAAATGCATAGAGTCGTAGAAAATATATTAAAAAATATTGAATAA
- the fliE gene encoding flagellar hook-basal body complex protein FliE, which produces MIGTINSLNSLNPLKINLNAVQETQSNENGELAGKSFQELLDGAVNDVNDTQIKGYDSMKEIATGKVVNLQEAVQKIEEAELTMKLALEVKNKAISAYREVMRMQI; this is translated from the coding sequence TTGATTGGTACAATAAATTCTTTAAACTCATTAAATCCTTTAAAGATAAATTTGAATGCTGTTCAAGAAACACAATCTAATGAAAATGGTGAATTGGCAGGAAAATCTTTTCAAGAGCTACTTGATGGAGCGGTTAATGATGTTAATGATACACAAATTAAAGGGTATGACTCAATGAAAGAGATTGCAACAGGAAAGGTTGTAAATCTTCAAGAAGCAGTACAAAAAATTGAAGAAGCAGAATTAACTATGAAATTGGCATTAGAGGTTAAAAACAAAGCTATAAGTGCTTATAGAGAAGTTATGAGAATGCAAATCTAA
- the flgC gene encoding flagellar basal body rod protein FlgC: MGFFDGYNVATSGMSAQRTRINVVSANIANAKTTHTAEGGPYKKQEVVFEDVLVANTNKRTNANDIETTNSPLSEYSLRGVGVRKIIQSDAEPVLKYDPTHPDADEKGYVAYPDINPVIEMVNLIEAMRSYEANVTSFNTHRGIDSKTLEILNS, encoded by the coding sequence ATGGGTTTTTTTGATGGATATAATGTAGCAACATCTGGAATGAGTGCTCAAAGAACTAGAATAAATGTAGTAAGTGCAAATATTGCAAATGCTAAGACAACTCATACAGCAGAAGGTGGTCCTTACAAAAAGCAAGAAGTTGTTTTTGAAGATGTATTAGTTGCTAATACAAATAAAAGAACAAATGCAAATGATATTGAAACTACTAATTCGCCGCTTTCAGAATATTCTTTAAGAGGTGTAGGTGTACGAAAGATAATTCAATCTGATGCTGAACCAGTTTTAAAATATGATCCAACTCATCCTGATGCAGATGAAAAAGGTTATGTAGCATATCCTGATATTAACCCAGTTATTGAAATGGTAAATTTAATAGAAGCTATGAGATCTTACGAAGCAAATGTGACTTCTTTTAATACTCATAGAGGTATTGATAGTAAAACTTTAGAAATATTAAATTCATAA
- the fliK gene encoding flagellar hook-length control protein FliK produces the protein MASLVDVFVQNKTTSIDVPTSTSKDDGVKETPSLFDSLLSDSTKKLEKSQEEIKPTEKNILEEAESLDTLKVEDNDLENSENKTENKTQEKEIPSSQNFKNNKTTQKSTSLLDRLVIEAKSEISEENGIPQNPLDKLVGNLEKSENELTSDNKKVEENSSLITNEETVIIPETNSEDIVLGENIEEISNIEKPILETKNKIKEKINIDINDIKIDNKVQVVETNNENIDIKNLSNNDLKIDNDKKEIKTKEIKTEEQTKSEDKIILNLNSQEFPEVITPDESIVIENNKIEPSINTQIIDDALVSSPVVEDKKLVVQNKIEEKVEPKKSLMDYLIEKNSENSITEMQDTENVALVQEKTIISNSKDFVSSLYLGEQKNSMVNQFLFNKNEAMKLLQNGSISLEDIEKSANILNLELDDVSIEQDNLMQTLKSTKQDVNLSDEKKNILDTMLNEKNIRSADVKNLITQSVEASNALLDNTLNVSNDVTIDVSPTLLNNLQSRIIGAKQQMSQMMSDVARQMYENYKPPVTVFKINLNPVELGSIAILMKNDKNNSLNISMSVSNVTTLDTLLDNQNILRNSLSKTFNENTQFNLDFSSSSQSNSGSGQQQSSNKQNRKYEDKIDTQSVLKLKEENRDRDDSLDYM, from the coding sequence ATGGCAAGTTTAGTAGATGTTTTTGTACAGAACAAGACTACATCAATAGATGTCCCAACATCAACTTCTAAGGATGATGGAGTAAAAGAAACGCCATCTTTATTTGATTCTTTATTGAGTGATTCTACTAAAAAACTTGAAAAATCACAAGAAGAAATAAAACCAACAGAAAAAAATATTTTAGAAGAAGCAGAATCATTAGACACTTTAAAAGTAGAAGATAATGACCTTGAAAACTCTGAAAATAAAACTGAAAATAAAACGCAAGAAAAAGAAATACCATCTTCTCAAAATTTTAAAAATAATAAAACAACTCAAAAATCAACATCCCTTTTAGATAGATTAGTTATTGAAGCAAAAAGTGAAATTTCTGAAGAAAATGGAATTCCTCAAAATCCTTTAGATAAATTGGTTGGAAATTTAGAAAAAAGTGAAAATGAACTAACTTCTGATAATAAAAAAGTTGAAGAAAATAGTAGCTTAATAACGAACGAAGAAACAGTAATAATACCAGAAACAAATAGTGAAGATATAGTTCTTGGAGAAAATATTGAAGAAATAAGTAATATTGAAAAACCTATTTTAGAAACAAAAAATAAAATAAAAGAAAAAATAAACATAGATATAAATGATATAAAAATAGATAATAAAGTTCAAGTTGTTGAAACAAATAATGAGAATATAGATATAAAAAATCTTTCTAATAATGATTTAAAAATTGATAATGATAAAAAAGAAATAAAAACAAAAGAAATAAAGACAGAAGAACAAACAAAATCAGAAGATAAAATAATTTTAAATCTTAATTCACAAGAATTTCCAGAAGTGATAACTCCTGATGAAAGTATTGTTATTGAAAATAATAAGATTGAACCTTCTATAAATACTCAAATTATAGATGATGCATTGGTTTCATCTCCAGTAGTTGAGGATAAAAAGTTAGTCGTTCAGAATAAAATAGAAGAAAAAGTTGAACCTAAAAAAAGTTTAATGGACTATTTAATTGAGAAAAATAGTGAAAACAGTATTACAGAAATGCAAGATACAGAAAATGTAGCTTTAGTACAAGAAAAGACTATTATTTCAAATTCAAAAGATTTTGTTTCAAGCCTTTATTTAGGTGAACAAAAAAATTCCATGGTTAATCAATTCTTATTTAATAAAAATGAAGCTATGAAATTATTGCAAAATGGCTCAATTTCACTTGAAGATATAGAAAAGAGTGCAAATATACTAAATTTAGAATTAGATGACGTTTCTATTGAACAAGATAATCTTATGCAAACTTTAAAAAGTACAAAACAAGACGTAAATTTAAGTGATGAGAAAAAAAATATTTTAGATACAATGCTTAATGAAAAAAATATTAGAAGTGCTGATGTAAAAAACTTAATAACTCAATCTGTTGAAGCAAGTAATGCTTTACTTGATAATACATTAAATGTTTCAAATGATGTAACAATTGATGTTAGTCCAACTTTATTAAATAATCTACAGTCAAGAATTATTGGTGCTAAACAACAAATGTCTCAAATGATGTCAGATGTTGCAAGACAAATGTATGAAAACTATAAGCCACCAGTTACAGTATTTAAAATTAATTTAAATCCAGTTGAGCTTGGTAGTATTGCTATTTTAATGAAAAATGATAAAAATAATAGCTTAAATATAAGCATGAGCGTGTCAAATGTCACAACTTTAGATACGTTGCTAGATAATCAAAATATTTTAAGAAACTCTTTATCTAAAACATTCAATGAAAATACTCAATTTAATCTTGATTTTAGTTCTTCTAGCCAAAGTAATAGTGGAAGTGGACAACAGCAATCTTCAAATAAACAAAATAGAAAATATGAAGATAAAATTGATACTCAATCAGTTCTAAAATTAAAAGAAGAAAATAGAGATAGAGATGATAGTTTAGATTATATGTAA
- a CDS encoding flagellar biosynthetic protein FliR, with translation MEELLSLLNEQTVYQFLLLFARILAFVVFMPVFGHTAINVTVRVAFSFYLTIFIYPFVDIVTSINQNNFIISLVSEITLGLVAAMLVNIIFSAVRIIGEFIEYSTALSMAMMFDPTTNSQEGLVAKLLFWIALMLFFQTGMYEMTLVILAKSFTMIHLGSFNVFSYDGIQLAIDEIKRMFSFAFAFALPLFFIGFIMDVYYGYGTKSMPAFSPFIITFQLKFALIFIFLILGMEIFADAFINYFITKFE, from the coding sequence ATGGAAGAACTATTATCTTTACTTAATGAACAAACTGTTTATCAATTTCTTCTTTTATTTGCTAGAATATTAGCTTTTGTTGTTTTTATGCCAGTTTTTGGACATACAGCAATTAATGTAACGGTTAGAGTTGCTTTTTCTTTTTATCTTACGATATTTATATATCCATTTGTTGATATTGTTACGAGTATAAATCAAAACAATTTTATAATAAGTTTAGTTTCTGAAATAACTTTGGGATTAGTTGCTGCGATGCTTGTGAATATAATATTTTCAGCAGTTAGAATTATTGGAGAATTTATAGAATATTCAACTGCCTTATCTATGGCTATGATGTTTGATCCTACAACAAATTCTCAAGAAGGATTAGTGGCAAAACTTCTTTTTTGGATTGCTTTAATGTTATTCTTTCAAACAGGAATGTATGAAATGACTTTAGTAATTTTGGCAAAAAGTTTTACGATGATACATCTAGGAAGTTTTAATGTTTTTTCTTACGATGGAATACAACTTGCAATAGATGAAATAAAAAGAATGTTCTCATTTGCTTTTGCTTTTGCTTTACCACTATTTTTTATAGGTTTTATCATGGATGTATATTATGGATATGGTACAAAATCAATGCCAGCATTTTCACCATTTATTATTACTTTTCAACTTAAATTTGCACTAATATTTATATTTTTAATATTAGGAATGGAAATATTTGCTGATGCTTTTATAAATTATTTTATTACAAAATTTGAATAG